The nucleotide sequence CTTCGCCGACTCAGCCGACGACGCCGTCGCCCGCGTGCGCCGCGAGGTCCGCGACGAGGGCTACGAATTCCTGCAGCTGACCGGCCCGGTGCTGACCACCTCGCTGCCCGCCTGGACCGATTTCGTGGCCAACCGCTTCGATTGGATGAAGGAATCCCTCCCCACCACCCAGCAGCTGAACACGCAGGCGCGAGGCATCGTGTATTACTCGCCCATGATCGTGCAGTCGTAGCCGGATCCCGCGCCGGCGATCCCGGCCGGTGCTGCGCCGGCTGGTTTGTTCGACTTTGCGCCTGCTGCGCTTTTTCGCGGCCACACCCGAGGCGTTAAGCCCCCCGTTTCCGGCCTCCGGCCGCAGCGTCGTCCGCTTGCCCGCCGCAGCCTTTTCTGCCTGAGTCCCCGCACCCCCCCGGTTGCAGAAGCCCCCAGTACCAGGTCCGCCCCATCAGCCCCATCAGTCGTCTGCCGTCTGATTTGCCCAGCAAATCACCCTGAGCCCGTCGAAGGGCCCCCTCCCCCCATGCCCCACCCCGCCCCCCTCAGCAGCTTTCGTGTCCGTCCGCGTTTTGAGCAGTTCGTGACCGCCCCGCCCGAGGCCGTGCACGCCACGCTCGTCGAGGGCCTGACAGCCAGCGACGCGGGCCTCGTGGTGAAACCGTTCCCCGGTTTCATCGGGATCCACCTGCCCGACACCGAGCGCCGCGACTGGTCCCCGCGCCTCTTCCTCAGCGTCGACGCCGCCGCGGACGGCCGCACCCGCATCGAGGGCATCTACGGCCCCGAGATCGAAATCTGGTCCGTCTTCCTCTACGGTTACCTCATCACGGGGCTCCTCGGCACTTTCTCCGGCATCTACGGCGCGGTCCAGGTCCTCCTCGATGACACCCCCTGGGCCCTCTACGTCACCGGCACCATGGCCATCCTCGCCGGCGTCCTCTACCTCGCCGCCCAACTCGGCCAGAAACTCGGCGCCTGGCAGACCATCCGCCTCCACCAAGCCTACACCGCCGCCGCCGCGAAAGTGACCAGTGCCGGGTAACAAGGCGCCGGTCCGCCCCTGATTTGGCCCGCAAATCACCCTGAGCCTGTCGAAGGGCTCACCGCCCCGGCAACGCCTCCCGCCCGCCATACAGGTTGAACGGCGCCCAATACTGCGGGTGACGGAATCCGCCCGCCCGCCCGGAAATGAACTCCCGTTTCACTTCCGCCACCGCGAGATCCCCCGGCAGCCCCTGAATCAGGTGATGAAAATAGAATCGCTGCATGAAATACACCGAGCTGGCGTCGCTCACCGGCCACAGCGAGGCCAGCACACTGTCCGCCCCGGCCGTGAACAATGAACTGGTCAGCCCCACCACGCCCTCCCCGGCGATGATTGCACCCAGGCCCGTCTCGCACGCGCTGAGCGTGACGAGCTCCGCCCGCAGCGGCAGCCGCTCGATCTCCGTGATCTGCAGGAACCCGTCGCGATCGGCCGGCGTCCCGGGCCGGGGGTCTTCATACGAAAGAATGATGCCCGACATCTCCGGCATCGCGGGCATGGCCATACCGTGCACGGCAAAATGCACGACGCGCGACTTCCGCAGCTCGCCCTGTGCCGCCAGCGCCCGGATGTTCCCCTCGCTCACCGCGCGGCCCAGCTCAATCCGTGAGCCCGGCACGAGCTCGTTGATCATCAGCACCTCCGTCTTTGTGCCCGCCAGGTTGCTCTGCGGCCCGAACCGCCCGGCATACGGGCTGCCGGCAAACACCGCCTGCCGGACGCCCACCAGCTTGTCGAACTGCTGCTTCATCGCCGGGACGTTGGCCATCACCTGGTCGTAACCCTCGGGGTTGTACACCGCTCCGCCGAAGCCCAGCAACGGCCGCTCATACGTGCCCGGCGCCCGCGCCGCAAGGGTCTGCGTCACCAGTAGCGACGGCGTCAGGGTCACCGCATAATCCTGCACCAAGGCCCGGTTGGTCGGGCCGATGAGGATGTCGAAGGGCAGGTACGCCAGCAGTCCGCTCGGCGACACCAGCAGGCGGTTCTTGCCCGCGAGCCGCGCCTCGATGGGCCCGAAGAGCAGCTCATGCAGGATCCCCGCGGTGGCAAACATCGGCTCCACCCGGGCCTGCATCTGCTCGGGTTCGCAATAGATGCAGTCCCGTAGGTAGGCCACGATGCCCGCCAGCCCGATCTCGTCACCGAGATCATACCGCCGGGCGTCCACTTCCTTTTTCTGGGCGGCCAGCACGTCGGCCAGCGGCAGCTTGCCTGCGAGCGCTGGCAGAGCCGCGAGCGGCAGGCGCACCGCCGCGAGGCCGGCGCCGGTGATCACGAAGGCGACCGGCTCCGTCCGGCTCCAGTCCGCATTGGCGTAGCTCACTATCGCCGTCGACCCGTCCAAGGCGGCCG is from Lacunisphaera limnophila and encodes:
- a CDS encoding CHAT domain-containing tetratricopeptide repeat protein encodes the protein MLLAFPLLTHAQKPTQAQLQAALNDPYTIAFNEGYQAESLGKVRDAEAAYDRAVERAESPVDRVFALSRRGAMRARLGLWKQARADLAAALELEPDNLTAGFALLEVARGQGDFRAAADTLRRLEGLVAKYPNERTLQTQLALETPRTTAAWGDLQGALAQYQEAQAVLAATDDLAQVAQVQRETARVLLGLNDKPGARALALEALGTDLRRVGTSRRRPSSDWLQRGDRPVAEGLLLLADCQLALGERKAARENYHLAWQLAFRLVSPNELYRADLGRARASLQALQAGEKPLFFDADVAGVADLTGYEDFPVIRFEALGLLGEIQLAQGQPAAAIRSFQQAVGLVEATRAAATAAEKQNFLALQSDYYRWLTEAYVREGDAWSALAASEALKARQLRETLTADAAVGESFAATVARLQTLPAALDGSTAIVSYANADWSRTEPVAFVITGAGLAAVRLPLAALPALAGKLPLADVLAAQKKEVDARRYDLGDEIGLAGIVAYLRDCIYCEPEQMQARVEPMFATAGILHELLFGPIEARLAGKNRLLVSPSGLLAYLPFDILIGPTNRALVQDYAVTLTPSLLVTQTLAARAPGTYERPLLGFGGAVYNPEGYDQVMANVPAMKQQFDKLVGVRQAVFAGSPYAGRFGPQSNLAGTKTEVLMINELVPGSRIELGRAVSEGNIRALAAQGELRKSRVVHFAVHGMAMPAMPEMSGIILSYEDPRPGTPADRDGFLQITEIERLPLRAELVTLSACETGLGAIIAGEGVVGLTSSLFTAGADSVLASLWPVSDASSVYFMQRFYFHHLIQGLPGDLAVAEVKREFISGRAGGFRHPQYWAPFNLYGGREALPGR